AAAGGAGGTAGTCGAGAGGATGTCTAAAAAACTTTACGCTATCTCGATATTCTCTGGCGCGGGTGGATTTGATTTGGGAATCGAGGCAGCAGGCTTCGAGACCCGACTCTGCACGGATATTGATTACCATAGTTGCAGGACGCTCCGCTCCAACAGGCGTTTAGGAAAAGAAACCGGCAAGCACTCCTTTTTGCAAAATGCGGTTGTTCTTCAGCGAGATATTAGAAAACTGAATACCAAAGATATTTTGAGAGCTGCGAGGTTAGACCGTGGCAAGGTATCTCTAGTAATTGGTGGGCCTCCGTGCCAGTCCTTCTCTGTTTTCGGGCGGCGTAAAGGAATGGACGACCCTCGCGGTACCCTTTTATGGGATTTCATAAGGGTTATCAGGGAGGTCCAGCCCGAAGTCTTTATTTTTGAAAATGTGGCCGGCTTGCTAACAATAGATGACGGTAAGGTTTTTGAGCGATTCATGGAGGAGGTTGGCAAAAACGAATTTGGCACCCAAGATTATACCCTAACGCATTACTTGCTAGATACTGCCAATTATGGTGTGCCTCAGTTCCGCAGCCGTTTAATCGTATTCGGGTCAAGAAGCGGGATAAAAATTAGCAAGCCTCAGCCCACTCACTCTCCTGAGGCGAATGGCAAGTCAATTTCTTTATATCCAGAACTACTGCCTACACCCGTAGTTGCTCAAGTATTAAGAGGGCTTCCAGAACCGCCCTGTCCTCACATACCAAATCACGTTGGTAGAGTTCACAGCCAGAGGATTATTGACCGTTACTCTAGATTAGCCTTTGGAGAGAGAGACTCAAAAACTAGAATCAATAAATTGCACCCCTATAGGCCGAGTTATACAATTGTGGTTGGTTCCGATAAAGGCGGTGGCAAGGGGCACGTACACCCTTTTCAGCCTAGAGAGGTCACGCCAAGAGAATCTGCTCGTATTCAAACATTCCCGGACTTTTGGGCTTTTTCAGGAACCAGCCGTCACCCCATAAGGCAAATCGGCAACTCCGTACCTCCAGTTTTTGGGGCTGTTCTTGGTGCGCAAGTTTTGCGGGAAGCCTTCAATTACGAAGCTCCCGACTACAGAGAGATTTTGGAGCGCCTCCAACTTGATTACCTATTAAGTGACGCGGAAAAAGATTTCTCTGAGGGAAAAATAGCACTAGCCCGGTAAAAATGGTTGAAAAGCTTCCCGGCATTCACTCGGGCACTGGATATTTACATCGTCGGTTAACCAGCAAACAAAAATCCCTCTATCTTTAACGAGATAGTCTACTAGCCACGGCTCGCTCGGTGGGCATTGCAACACTAGACACAGGAGAGCGTCGCTGTGACCCGAGCGGTACCTATATTCGTAGAGTTGAGATATACCCTTTCTAACCTGCGCGAGTTGATTGTTAGAGTTGCAGCTTTTCATTTCAAAGATATACTTTCTGTTGTTAATCTCTACAAACAGGTCAATGAATAAGTTTTCATGAGGGTCTCCCCCAGCTAGCCGGGACATCGCGGCGAATCTTTCAACCAATCTAGCGTGATCCCGATTTGCTTTTTCTCTTCTCAAACGGGCTATTTCCGGATTGCTTGCTTCGCGAGCACTTACCTGCTTGTGGGAAGGCCTGGAACTTTCATAACGGCTTAGAGGAGGGAAGGCAGCCGCAGGAAGTGCTTCTTCCCTCAGAAGAAGCATAACAGGGCTTGCAAAATCGCTCTCAAAGCTGCCAGTTACTAGAGTGAGTGACCTGGCAGGAAGATTAGATGCGTCATAGTAACGGCCCCATTCGGGGCTCTTTATGATTGTTTCAACACACTCTCTCGTTTCGGGTGCCACGTTACACGCATTAAGCGCTGAGAAGAAGGTATTCATATTTGCAATTTCTTTTACTGCTTGCAATTTATCGGCGGTGTCAATATTTAGGTTGAGCCCCCTTTCGGTTCTAGATATAAGCCCGGTGTGGGTAAATATATGAAAGTTTCTCTTAAACTTTGTAAGCAGGCGGTTTTCAAAAAGCCATGGGGGGCAGTTTTTGGTTTGTACATCATTAAGAACCTCGATGATTTGCTCATCCGATGGAGAGGGGTCTGTATTTGTGCGGGAATCATTTGCAAGAGCAAGTATTTCCGGGTACTCTAAGGTGGCGTCTTGCGGTTCAATATTCATAGCCGCTGACTTTGCCAACAAAGCTTTGCAAATCATGCGAAACGGGACTAATCTTATCCCGTGGCTGACCTCTCGTAGCGTGTCGGTAAGTATATTAGCTTGAACACGAACATTAAGTCTGCCTGTTGGTGTTTTTGTATAAACCGCCCCTGCCCCATTGGGATACTGGAAAAGCGACAGTTGTGCGCGACAAAAGGCTTCTACATCCGGCTCAGAAGTGCAGAGATATTGCCTTGCGGCACCGGAGAGGGCAATTACCCATTGGCCGTCGCAACGCTCTATGTGGTAGATACCCAGATAGGTTCCGTAAGCACCAAACTCGTCCCTGAAGTTCGACGGGTCACGAAGCGCGTAGGGTGACCGGTCGCTTAAAGTTCGAAATCGGTCCAAGAGGCGGTCACGGTCAAGTTCTTCTCCATCAAACTCGGCAAAGATATTAGCTATCTCGAGCAGGTAATCAGGCCAGTCCGGACTTGAACTCTCAATTTTATTTGCGAAGAACTTAGTCATTACCGGTTGTAAGGGTAGAGACATAATTTTCCCTCCAGCTTTTGGCAGGTGCTTAGTATGAGTAATTCGACAATTGACAGTAAAAACCCTCTTGAGCTGGCGAATGAAGGCGCTAGCTCGTCCAAAATACTGTTCTTTCAAGAGGGGCTACTGAAGTGGTTTGAAAAGAACAGGCGTTCTTTTTTGTGGCGGGAAACTCATAATCCTTGGTATATCTTGTTGGCCGAAGTACTTCTGCAGAAAACTAACGCCAGAAAGGTCGAGAACATATACGCTGAGTTTATTAATCTCTACCCTACTCCGGCCAAGTTATTAAACGCTGGTCCCGAGCTACAGGAACTACTGAAACCCCTTGGGTTGTGGGCAGCAAAAAGCAAAATCCTGAGAAGCTTAGCTAAGTCAATCGTAGAAAATTTTAACGGTCTTGTTCCAGATTCCTTTGATAACTTGATTAGTCTGCCGGGCGTAGGCAGTTATATCGCTTCCGCAGTATTGTCTTTTGCTTATGAAAAGAGAACTCCCATCGTTGATACAAATGTGATAAGAATTCTCGAGCGTTACTTTGGAGTTTGCTCAACAAAGAATAATAACAAAGAGAGGGACCAACAAATCTGGCGTTTTGTAGAGGTGTTACTGCCAGAAAGTAACTGTGTTAAGAGGTTTAATCTGGCATTAGTTGATTTTGGCGCGTTAGTATGCACGCACTACCACCCTCATTGTGACACGTGCTGCATTGCTCCTTATTGTAAATATTATTCTAGAGAGAGACCTTTTGAAATTCCTCCTCCTGATGCGGCATTAGCACCGTTAGAATAAAAATGATTGCAGGGTACTAATCTTCGCACCCTGTTTTTTATTTTAGGTATTTCACTCACGTTCAAGTGGTATAACTTGTCCATGCCGTGAATATGATGGTAATAAATATGGTACTTCTTTGCCAAAATTGGCCGTTTCGAATCTTGTAGAAAATTTTGGAAGCCCTCTTTTAAGTTCCTAGCATACATCCTATAATAATAACATAGGAGGTGAAATCTGGTGAACGAGCTATTTACTACCAATGAAACGGCTGAAATTCTCGGAATATCGCCCGTTGCGGTAGCTAATCTCCTCCGAGACAAGAAACTGCCAGGCATCAAAAAACGAGGTGATGACGGGATTGACCGCTGGTTCATCAGGCGGGAAGACGTTGCCCTCTACTGCGCCGGATTGGCTATTTTCAATATGCTCCAGCACAAAGCCAGAATTAGAGGGCAAGCTGTAGAGGAAGGTGTCCCACTGTGAGTAGAGCCGTTGGATATGTAAGGGTAAGCACAGAAGAACAGGCGCAACACGGCTACTCTCTTGAAGCTCAAGCAGAAGCTATCAGAAACTATTGCAAAGCATTAGGATGGGAGCTTGTCAGGATTTATCGTGATGAAGGCTACAGCGCAAGCTCATTGGATAGACCCGACCTTCAGCAATTAATCCAAGATATTCCTTTGCATTCATTCGATACTGTCGTATTCTGGAAGCTTGACAGGTTAACTCGAAGCGCGAAAGATACCATATATTTGCTTGAAGACGTTTTTGAGAAAAACAACATAACCTATGTCAGTATACAGGAACCATTCGTCAATACTAAAGACCCAACAGCAAAGATGTTTACGACTATTATATCTGCTTTTGCTCAACACGAAAGAGAAATGATTACCGAGAGGATGAGAATGGGAAAATACCAAAAAGCAAGGATGGGGCAGTTCCCTGGCGGTCATGTACTATACGGTTATAGCAAGAATCCTGTTACCGGTGAGTTCGAGGTTAACGAGGAAGAAGCAAGGATTGTTAAGCTTATTTACCACTGGTACGTGTATGGTGATGAAAGCGGCCAACCGCTGGGGATGGAAACTATAGCGGATAAATTAACGCAAATGGGTATCCTCCCGCCCTCTGCTGTCCGTGGGGTTCGGGTAGGGGTCAGAGGCAAAAGAGGTCAAAAAGGAGAGGTTATCAAGCACTGGTCTAACGCCACAGTAAGGCAGATACTCACCCACCAAGCCTACATCGGAAAAAATTTCTTCGGTCGCGACGGGAAAAATGCAGAACCTGAATATACTAAAGATGACTGGATTCCCATTCCTTTCCCCCAGCTTATTGATGACCATTTATACCAGTTAGCGCAAGAGCGCAGGAAGCGTGCTAAGTTCTGGCAACGCACTCACGAGATGCCGCTGCTGGTTGGCATTATTCACTGCGGGATATGCGGATTACAGTTTAGGGGAGCCTATGACCACGGTACTAAACCGGTCTACTCCTGTTACGGCAGACTTAAACGCTACCACAGAGATGGAAGTCCCATGTGCGGTTCTCCAAGGTTGCCAGCTAATTTGCTAGATGAGCAGGTTACTCAAAAGGTACTGGAAGCCTTGCGGGAACCTGCGAAAATGAAAGAGGCTATCGAAGCTCACTTAGAGAGCTGGGAGAGAAGGAAGCGGGAACTTGAACTGCTGGTAGGGCCTTCTACCCGGCAGGTTAAACAACTGCAGGACGAGTTGGGGAATTTGAATTACCTTTTCCGCAAGGGCAGAATTCCAGTAGGCGAGTACGAAAAGGAAGCCTCCGCTTTAGAAAAGCAGATAGCTGACCTGCGGGAGCAGCACAAGCACCAATCGGAAGAACTCCGGCGCTTGCAAAAACTGGAGCAGGACCTGGACTTCATCAGGCGGGCACTGGAGAAAGGCTACTGGCAGGTAGGGTACCAAGCTATACAGCAAGAGGTACAGATGACTTGGGACGCTGCCGCAACGATAGACGCTGCCACAGGCCAACTGGTAAATACTAAACCTCGGCAGGAAAAGAAAATCCAGGTTGACTTCAGCCAAGCCGTTGAAGGAGGTGACGCGAGGGACGAACTATTTAACCTGGCAATGCACGGTAGCGGAAAAGTTATGCTGAGACAGCTATTTGACCGGCTCCATATTACCGTCCACGTTTACCACGACCGAGTTGAGGTAAGAGGGCTGGTACCAGTCGGGAATATCAACATTAGTTCGTTTCGTCGATATAGAGGTTTCCGTCTGTATCGAGGCTGGCGTACAAGATGTCCTTAGGGCTGTTGTACCCCCGCTTTTTCAATTCCTGGATAAGCCACTGCTCGTCCAGGTTGTTCTGCTTCAGGTTCTGGTACACGACCTCGCCATCGACGATGATCTCGGAAGGAATCCCCTCATACCTGGTCGGCATGTTCAAGTCGCCGGGAGTAACGGGGCGTTTCTGAGACTTGACCAAAACCGAAAGGTTGCCGTCGTTTTCGGCAACTGCGAACTCGACGTCGGCGATGTTGAAAACGTTTTTCTCACGAAGCTGCATCATGAGGTTCTCCATGTCATACCTGAGTTTGGCCATGTTGTGCTCGAGAATCTTGCCGTTGTGGATGAGGATGGTCGGTTCCCCTTCGATGAGCTTGCGCATGGGACGGCTCTTAACCGTAAGCACCCCTGTGAAATAGTTTAGAGCAACGAATACCGTCAGTACCCACAAGAAGATGCCGGTGTTAGTCCCCCGGTCTAGCGCGATAGCAGCGGCAATGGAACCGAAGGTAATGCCGGTCACGTAC
The sequence above is drawn from the Syntrophothermus lipocalidus DSM 12680 genome and encodes:
- a CDS encoding DNA cytosine methyltransferase, with protein sequence MSKKLYAISIFSGAGGFDLGIEAAGFETRLCTDIDYHSCRTLRSNRRLGKETGKHSFLQNAVVLQRDIRKLNTKDILRAARLDRGKVSLVIGGPPCQSFSVFGRRKGMDDPRGTLLWDFIRVIREVQPEVFIFENVAGLLTIDDGKVFERFMEEVGKNEFGTQDYTLTHYLLDTANYGVPQFRSRLIVFGSRSGIKISKPQPTHSPEANGKSISLYPELLPTPVVAQVLRGLPEPPCPHIPNHVGRVHSQRIIDRYSRLAFGERDSKTRINKLHPYRPSYTIVVGSDKGGGKGHVHPFQPREVTPRESARIQTFPDFWAFSGTSRHPIRQIGNSVPPVFGAVLGAQVLREAFNYEAPDYREILERLQLDYLLSDAEKDFSEGKIALAR
- a CDS encoding recombinase family protein; this translates as MSRAVGYVRVSTEEQAQHGYSLEAQAEAIRNYCKALGWELVRIYRDEGYSASSLDRPDLQQLIQDIPLHSFDTVVFWKLDRLTRSAKDTIYLLEDVFEKNNITYVSIQEPFVNTKDPTAKMFTTIISAFAQHEREMITERMRMGKYQKARMGQFPGGHVLYGYSKNPVTGEFEVNEEEARIVKLIYHWYVYGDESGQPLGMETIADKLTQMGILPPSAVRGVRVGVRGKRGQKGEVIKHWSNATVRQILTHQAYIGKNFFGRDGKNAEPEYTKDDWIPIPFPQLIDDHLYQLAQERRKRAKFWQRTHEMPLLVGIIHCGICGLQFRGAYDHGTKPVYSCYGRLKRYHRDGSPMCGSPRLPANLLDEQVTQKVLEALREPAKMKEAIEAHLESWERRKRELELLVGPSTRQVKQLQDELGNLNYLFRKGRIPVGEYEKEASALEKQIADLREQHKHQSEELRRLQKLEQDLDFIRRALEKGYWQVGYQAIQQEVQMTWDAAATIDAATGQLVNTKPRQEKKIQVDFSQAVEGGDARDELFNLAMHGSGKVMLRQLFDRLHITVHVYHDRVEVRGLVPVGNINISSFRRYRGFRLYRGWRTRCP
- a CDS encoding YetF domain-containing protein; its protein translation is MAQLFESFLKTAVAFFGILVYTRILGKQQISQMTFYEYVTGITFGSIAAAIALDRGTNTGIFLWVLTVFVALNYFTGVLTVKSRPMRKLIEGEPTILIHNGKILEHNMAKLRYDMENLMMQLREKNVFNIADVEFAVAENDGNLSVLVKSQKRPVTPGDLNMPTRYEGIPSEIIVDGEVVYQNLKQNNLDEQWLIQELKKRGYNSPKDILYASLDTDGNLYIDETN
- a CDS encoding HhH-GPD family protein, with translation MSNSTIDSKNPLELANEGASSSKILFFQEGLLKWFEKNRRSFLWRETHNPWYILLAEVLLQKTNARKVENIYAEFINLYPTPAKLLNAGPELQELLKPLGLWAAKSKILRSLAKSIVENFNGLVPDSFDNLISLPGVGSYIASAVLSFAYEKRTPIVDTNVIRILERYFGVCSTKNNNKERDQQIWRFVEVLLPESNCVKRFNLALVDFGALVCTHYHPHCDTCCIAPYCKYYSRERPFEIPPPDAALAPLE
- a CDS encoding helix-turn-helix domain-containing protein; amino-acid sequence: MNELFTTNETAEILGISPVAVANLLRDKKLPGIKKRGDDGIDRWFIRREDVALYCAGLAIFNMLQHKARIRGQAVEEGVPL